TACTGTGATTATTCATTGCGAGAAGGGGTAATGTCTGAACAACTTGAAGCCATTCAGTTTGACGATATTCGCGATCGCACTATTAATAGCCTTTCTACTCGCTTTAATATTGATCAGCAACAAGTCGAGAAAGTACAACAGCTTGCAACCCGCATATATCAAGCAACCCGTCGATTGTGGCAACTGGACAAGAAAACCTATCAGCAGCTACTGAATTGGGCGATTTGGGTGCATGAAATCGGCTACGACATCAACCCATCCGCTTACCATAAACACAGCCGCTACATCTTGCTAAACGCCGACTTACCGGGCTTCAACCTTGAACAACAGCAAGCACTTGCGTGGTTAGTGGGAAATCAACGTAAAAAAATACAATTTGAAGACAACCAGTTATGGTACCTGCTTGATGAGCTTCGCCTAGCCAAGTTGCTCGCTATTTTGCGTCTATCCATTTTACTCAGCCAACAGCGCCAGCTAACAGAGCACGCTGACATACAAATAAGTGCCGAAAAAGACACCTTAAACTTACATTTTCCCGCAAACTGGCTAAACGAAAAACCACTTGTTGAGGCTGATTTAACCCAAGAGCGCAAACAGCTTAGCCTAGTTGGTATTACCGTCAACTTTCATTAGCTCGTATCCTTGCAATATAACTATTGCTGTATAGCAATAGTTATTTGCTTATTGGTACCATTATCAGCCATATAAAAACACTTTATGATAGTTTCCACTATTAGACTGATGTTATTACTGAGGCAAAAATGAAAAAAGTTCTAATTCCATTAACAAACCACGCGACACTTGGCGAAACCGATCAAGTAAACGGCACCTACGCGCCAGAATTAACTCATGTTGTTGATGTGTTAAACGCCGCAGGTATTGCTTATCAACTTGCCTCTATCAAAGGCGGCGCAGTTCCCGTTTATGGTACTGATATCGAAGACGATAACATTAATACAAAGGTACTTTCACAACCCGCTTTTCAAGCGCAGTTAGCTGATACAACACCTGTTTCAGAGATTAATATCGACGAATTTGATGCAGTTTTCTACCCAGGTGGTTTTGGCTTACTATCTGATCTAGCAGAAAACCGTGAGTTTGGTGCACTAGCAGCCAAGCATTATGAAAAAGGTGGTGTTATTGCCGCAGTATGCCATGGCCCAGCATGTTTACTGCCGATTGAACTTTCATCAGGTAACAAGCTGTTATCAACAGTTGCGGTAACTGGCTTCACCCGCGAGGAAGAAATTGATTACAACACAATTAATGATATTCCGTTTTTGTTAGAAGAGTCGTTAGCACGAAATGCTGCACAATACCGTAAAGTTCAGCCATGGGGTGAATTCATTGTTGAGGACAAGCGAGTTATCACAGGCCAAAACCCGGCAAGTGCTCATGCTGTGGGTAATGCGCTAGTCAATCACTTAAAAGGCTAGCCACTTAAAAAGCTATTCGCTTAAAAGTGATAGTCGATTAGCTGGCTCAAACTCAGTGATTTTCTACAGGCGGCATAGCTATTGTCGCCTGTAATACCACTCAGGTACTAATGACTCTTTGTTTACTAACCTATCTCTTTAGCAATCTTTCCCTATACCAGCCTC
The nucleotide sequence above comes from Thalassotalea euphylliae. Encoded proteins:
- a CDS encoding type 1 glutamine amidotransferase domain-containing protein, whose translation is MKKVLIPLTNHATLGETDQVNGTYAPELTHVVDVLNAAGIAYQLASIKGGAVPVYGTDIEDDNINTKVLSQPAFQAQLADTTPVSEINIDEFDAVFYPGGFGLLSDLAENREFGALAAKHYEKGGVIAAVCHGPACLLPIELSSGNKLLSTVAVTGFTREEEIDYNTINDIPFLLEESLARNAAQYRKVQPWGEFIVEDKRVITGQNPASAHAVGNALVNHLKG